AACACCGTGAGCACGATCCCCAACCGAACCCTGGAGGCGGTCGCGGACCACGGCGTCATCTCCGGTGACTCGATCGCCGGCACGGCCGCCCATTCCCGACAGGTTCTCGAGGACGTCGGCGCGGTCGGTGTCGACCTTGCCGATGTCTTCGCCGTCCTGGAGCACGATGGGGTGGCCAGTTTCGCCGACTCCTGGCGGCGCCTACTGGATGCCTATGACGCATCGACGGCTCCGACATGAAGCTGAGTTCACACGTTCTCGTTCACCGGCTGGATGCTCATCGCCGCGGGGCAGTGGTTCGGTGGCCGGCACTCGGCTCAGCGATCAGACCGATGTGCTGAGGACCTGCTGGGGATCTCACCCGGGTGAGAACCTCAGCAGGGTGACGACAGGTCACCTGGTACCGGCAGATAGTGATAGCCGTCCGCGTCGTGCGGTGTTGTGCCGACTGCAACGGCGTCATGAGAGACGAACGGAGAGACGATGTCACAGGATCAGGTGTCAGCTGTGGGTGTCGAGGCGGCGCGAGGTTCGAGAACCACCGCTGTCGTGGCGCTCGTCGCCCGCTATGCCTTGGTGATCGTACTGACGTGGTTCGGCCTCATGAAGTTCACTTATTATGAGTCGCACGGGATTTCACCTTTGGTGGCGAACAGTCCATTCATGAGTTGGATCTATGACCTCATCTCCATCAGGTCGTTCGGACGACTTCTGGGTCTGGTCGAACTGATCACGGCTGCACTGATCGCGCTCAAACCGTGGTTTCCGAAGGCATCCATCCTGGGTGGCGTGATCGCCTCGCTGTTCTTCCTGACCACCCTCAGCTTCATGGTCACCACACCTGACGTGGGCGAGGCATCTGCCGGTGGCTTTCCAGTGCTGTCTGCCAACGGGCAGTTCCTGATGAAAGACATCGCCCTGTTCGGTCTGTCGGTATGGCTGCTCGCGGACGCGATC
This genomic window from Mycolicibacterium goodii contains:
- a CDS encoding YkgB family protein, coding for MSQDQVSAVGVEAARGSRTTAVVALVARYALVIVLTWFGLMKFTYYESHGISPLVANSPFMSWIYDLISIRSFGRLLGLVELITAALIALKPWFPKASILGGVIASLFFLTTLSFMVTTPDVGEASAGGFPVLSANGQFLMKDIALFGLSVWLLADAIDSARTRHTPE